Genomic segment of bacterium:
GCCGCCAACTGGCTGGTGTTCATCTGGGCGGTCGCCAACGGCCAGGTCCTGCAGGCCAGTTTCGGCTACTTCATCACCCCCCTGCTCAACATTTTACTGGGGGTCGTCGTCCTTCGGGAGCGCCTGCGTCGCGCCCAAGTCGTGGCGGTAGCGGTGGCGGGGCTCGGGGTGCTGTGGCTGTCGATCCGACTGGGCGGGCTGCCCCTGGTATCCCTGGCCCTGGCCGGCAGCTTCAGCCTCTACGGACTGTTGCGCAAACTGATCCGACCCGACGGGACCCTGGGCCTGGCCGCCGAGACGCTGCTGCTGGCTCCGGCGGCCCTGGCCTGGCTCCTGGTGCGCGAACAGGGCGCCGGCACGGCCTTCCTCCACGCCGGGGCCGGCACCGCCTGGCTGCTGGCCGCCGGGGGCATCGTGACCGCCCTGCCCCTGATCTGGTTCGCCGAAGCGGCGCGCCGCCTGCCCTACGCCACCGTCGGCTTCCTGCAATTCCTCTCCCCGACCCTGCAATTCCTGCTGGCCGTCGTCCTGTTTCACGAAACCTTCACCTCGTCCCACGCCGTCGCTTTCGGGCTGATCTGGGCCGCCCTGGGCCTGTATTCCTGGGATACCCTCCGCCACGCCGCGCCCCGTCCGACCCCTATCGTCAACAATCGTTGACTAATTTCTGGAACTCCTTGTTCTTCGGTATGATTATAGCAGGGCCCCTGGCACCCACACACCCGGAGGTCGACATGCGACGCTTG
This window contains:
- the rarD gene encoding EamA family transporter RarD, which translates into the protein MGILRHHGILPAMKSDDGQRTGIAYGIAAYGWWGFVPLYFKAVAGIAPVEVLTHRVLWSLLLLTGLLALRGRLPLLGKLLRDRRTLAVLGLTTLLIAANWLVFIWAVANGQVLQASFGYFITPLLNILLGVVVLRERLRRAQVVAVAVAGLGVLWLSIRLGGLPLVSLALAGSFSLYGLLRKLIRPDGTLGLAAETLLLAPAALAWLLVREQGAGTAFLHAGAGTAWLLAAGGIVTALPLIWFAEAARRLPYATVGFLQFLSPTLQFLLAVVLFHETFTSSHAVAFGLIWAALGLYSWDTLRHAAPRPTPIVNNR